A genome region from Alicyclobacillus acidocaldarius subsp. acidocaldarius DSM 446 includes the following:
- a CDS encoding LacI family DNA-binding transcriptional regulator has product MRVTIRDVARAAGVSVTTVSRALNGAADVGEETRQRVIEVAKQLNYRPSHVARSLVLRKSQNIGLLVSDFRKGSHHFLYDVLVGVHDTLAEYGYDVTLVSTDTARQQLVSYVDFCRARGLDGVIVMGIRLDDPYVEEVVESTLPSVVIDLPLLSRHCGYVMTDNVNGARYAVRHLVSRGCRRIGFVNGAAHAAVSRERLRGFEDAVRQYVGGFDERLVVYGDFTLEGGQRALAELLAKAPDVDGVFFASDLMAIGGIQHCKAMGIRIPDDLAVVGFDDIDLARFVTPALTTVAQPRYEMGCEAAKMLVHMLQKGEMPSGTLLPPQLVVRETA; this is encoded by the coding sequence ATGAGAGTCACCATTCGCGACGTGGCGCGCGCAGCAGGCGTTTCCGTCACGACGGTGTCGAGGGCGCTGAATGGCGCCGCGGACGTCGGTGAAGAGACGCGCCAGCGCGTCATTGAGGTCGCCAAGCAACTGAACTATCGCCCGAGCCACGTGGCGCGGAGCCTCGTGCTCAGGAAGAGCCAGAACATCGGGCTTTTGGTGTCCGATTTTCGCAAAGGCAGCCACCACTTTCTCTACGACGTTTTGGTCGGCGTACACGACACGCTTGCCGAGTACGGGTACGATGTCACGCTGGTCAGCACGGACACCGCCCGCCAGCAACTGGTGAGCTACGTGGACTTTTGCCGGGCGCGAGGGCTGGACGGCGTGATCGTCATGGGCATTCGCCTGGACGATCCGTACGTCGAGGAGGTCGTGGAGTCCACGCTGCCGAGCGTCGTGATCGATCTGCCGCTGCTCAGCCGGCACTGCGGTTACGTGATGACGGACAACGTGAACGGCGCGCGCTACGCGGTGAGGCACCTCGTATCCCGGGGGTGCAGGCGCATCGGTTTTGTGAACGGCGCCGCGCACGCTGCGGTGAGCCGCGAGCGGCTGAGGGGATTCGAGGACGCCGTGCGCCAATATGTGGGGGGGTTCGACGAGCGCCTCGTGGTCTATGGGGATTTCACGCTCGAAGGGGGACAGCGCGCGCTCGCCGAGCTGCTCGCCAAAGCGCCGGACGTGGATGGCGTGTTCTTCGCGAGCGATCTCATGGCCATCGGAGGCATCCAACACTGCAAGGCGATGGGCATCCGCATTCCGGACGATCTCGCGGTGGTCGGATTTGACGATATCGACCTCGCGCGTTTCGTGACGCCCGCGCTGACGACGGTCGCACAGCCGCGGTATGAGATGGGCTGCGAAGCGGCCAAGATGCTCGTCCATATGCTGCAGAAGGGCGAGATGCCATCAGGCACGCTGTTGCCGCCGCAACTCGTCGTGCGCGAGACGGCCTGA